A window of the Vanessa cardui chromosome 27, ilVanCard2.1, whole genome shotgun sequence genome harbors these coding sequences:
- the LOC124541038 gene encoding serine/arginine repetitive matrix protein 1, with the protein MKRSRHRWLGFSIFCVIIAVLSVDLPTTAAVRATSLIHAKTSTTTAAPSEEPTAPEDETQAETTGEAAETNTTSKLTGIPQIDYLLDPNLPRELNGYNLSEYPFYEAVPPPETMDFKCDGLHDGFYASVPHKCQVYHHCLFGTRYDFLCANYTAFDQKTFICHFVSEVDCKNSPNYFNRNEALYKAASTEPPPPPPTTTTTTTTTTRPPRPARRRPHPRYDYYDDEYDYEYEDRGGRRTRPRRPGKRRPHDDYDDRYETRSRPRDEPEEDYEDRRSYDRPRSNKRPYPDRDYRRPYEDEDRRPYKGGRRQNRPRDEEEDRYVPDDEEDRPRGGKRGEYRPRDKNRPRDDERPRDDSKFKDDNIRPRDEKTRGEGNSRDDIKPRDEIRSRDEIRPRDEIKPRDEIRPRDEIRSRDEIRPRDEIRPRDEIRPRDEIRSRDEYKSRDEKRPRDEIRPRDERRPFRDEATEQESKPRESRPRDERYQSNEGRRLYDRPYRNRDDRPYSKSEKNSDVDDKVQEEKRPTPTAPENQPLVKPNGHGIFSKPRMPPKIKRPVPISEKEKYDYVPITTTKAPPKHDDEYYDDYEDEEVRRPMPSAKTSTIQQRPKYEPVEKEKFKPSRPHYPAVEKVKKTKKPIDYEEEEYYDEPPTRSQKYSSNPFKRDEQPAKLKDDDYYYDDREKATEKPRRKNVEEDITAKVKDVRPNVKIVRRPFLPSRGGSPYLPRGLQPVAGKDLSSPPSTTPKPTTTSTSTTTTTTTTTTTTNTPEPTTRTIPTTTTERLTTTIATEKPTVTSAPEEEYEYYDEEDIEYESKDNKESTTTAHATPVVKKNPPPPTTTTTTTSTTTQETTTDDKAKLLATKVLRNFNDNYEAIKEKLESTLSPGDYLKPYLSQIQNQYREVKTKKPEPKPEVSKGYTATGKPLKIPDIKQNLADSIENDYDVRLNEALAPNLPVRIPSGFIVPAERDYAYSRFRNNLHSEPQYAASEISHYQVRKRPTISGVSIRTPSSYYIQPQRVVYDEGLVRPARQLVYRQFSDIF; encoded by the exons ATGAAGAGATCACGGCACAGATGGCTGGGATTCAGTATATTTT GTGTGATAATAGCAGTTTTATCAGTCGATCTCCCCACAACAGCCGCAGTCAGGGCCACATCTCTGATCCATGCGAAGACCAGTACCACCACAGCAGCTCCAAGTGAAGAGCCGACGGCACCAGAAGATGAAACTCAG GCGGAGACCACGGGAGAGGCAGCTGAGACGAACACGACCAGCAAGCTGACCGGGATACCGCAGATCGATTACCTGCTGGATCCGAACTTGCCCCGGGAACTGAACGGGTACAATCTCTCCGAATACCCATTCTACGAGGCCGTTCCACCTCCAGAAACTATGGACTTCAAATGCGATGGTCTTCATGATGGCTTCTATGCGTCAGTTCCTCATAAGTGTCAG GTCTATCATCACTGTCTCTTCGGTACGAGATACGATTTCCTGTGCGCCAACTACACGGCCTTCGATCAGAAGACATTCATCTGCCATTTCGTCTCGGAAGTCGATTGCAAGAACTCGCCGAATTACTTTAACAG aaACGAAGCCCTCTACAAGGCGGCTTCAACGGAACCACCGCCGCCACCACCTACCACAACTACAACGACCACAACTACCACCAGACCACCGAGACCAGCGCGTCGTCGTCCACACCCTCGCTATGATTACTATGATGATGAATATGACTACGAATATGAAGACAG GGGTGGAAGGAGAACCAGACCACGTAGACCTGGAAAGCGGCGTCCACATGATGATTACGATGACAG atatGAAACCCGATCAAGACCACGAGATGAACCTGAAGAGGATTACGAAGATAGGCGGTCCTACGACAGACCACGATCTAACAAGAGACCATATCCAGATAGAGATTATAGAAGACCCTACGAAGATGAAGACAGAAGGCCCTACAAAGGTGGAAGGAGACAAAACAGACCTAGAGATGAAGAGGAAGATAGGTATGTTCCCGATGATGAAGAAGATAGACCTAGAGGAGGTAAAAGGGGCGAGTATCGACCAAGAGACAAAAACCGGCCAAGAGATGATGAAAGACCTAGAGATGATTCTAAGTTTAAAGACGATAATATAAGACCAAGGGATGAAAAAACAAGAGGTGAGGGTAATTCGAGGGATGATATTAAACCACGCGATGAAATCAGATCACGGGATGAAATAAGACCTCGCGATGAAATCAAGCCACGGGATGAAATCAGACCACGAGATGAAATCAGATCACGAGATGAAATCAGACCACGTGATGAAATCAGACCACGTGACGAAATCAGACCACGTGACGAAATAAGGTCTCGAGATGAATATAAATCCAGGGACGAAAAAAGGCCAAGAGATGAAATTAGGCCACGTGATGAGAGACGACCATTTAGGGATGAAGCGACTGAACAAGAAAGCAAACCAAGAGAGAGCAGACCAAGAGATGAACGATACCAATCAAACGAAGGCAGAAGGTTATATGACAGACCTTATAGAAATAGAGATGACAGACCATATTCAAAGTCTGAAAAGAATAGTGATGTAGACGATAAAGTTCAGGAAGAAAAACGGCCAACCCCGACGGCCCCTGAAAATCAACCTCTTGTTAAACCAAACGGACATGGTATATTTAGTAAGCCAAGAATGCCGCCTAAAATTAAAAGGCCAGTTCCAATAAGTGAAAAGGAAAAATATGATTACGTTCCAATAACAACAACGAAAGCACCTCCGAAACATGATGATGAATATTATGACGATTACGAAGATGAGGAAGTAAGGAGACCGATGCCTTCTGCGAAAACAAGTACGATCCAACAGAGGCCGAAATACGAACCtgttgaaaaagaaaaatttaaaccaTCAAGACCTCATTACCCTGCAGTTGAAAAGgttaaaaagacaaaaaagCCTATAGATTATGAAGAAGAAGAGTACTACGACGAGCCGCCTACGAGATCTCAGAAGTATTCCTCCAATCCGTTTAAAAGAGATGAACAACCTGCAAAATTGAAAGATGATGACTATTACTATGATGATAGAGAGAAAGCAACAGAGAAGCCGAGAAGAAAGAATGTTGAAGAAGATATAACTGCAAAAGTAAAAGATGTTAGGCCAAACGTCAAAATTGTAAGGAGGCCTTTTTTACCGTCTAGGGGTGGGAGTCCGTATCTTCCAAGAGGGCTACAGCCAGTAGCCGGAAAAGATCTGAGCTCACCACCCAGTACCACCCCTAAACCTACCACTACTTCTACTTCAACCacgactactactactactacaactACGACCACAAATACACCAGAACCTACAACAAGGACCATCCCTACAACAACAACTGAACGTCTGACAACAACCATTGCAACAGAGAAACCAACTGTAACATCTGCGCCCGAAGAAGAATACGAATATTATGATGAAGaagatattgaatatgaatCTAAAGATAATAAggaatcaacaacaacagcacaCGCTACAcctgttgttaaaaaaaatccccCGCCtcccacaacaacaacaacaacaacttctACTACTACCCAAGAAACAACAACAGACGATAAAGCAAAACTGCTCGCTACAAAAGTTTTAAGAAACTTTAATGATAATTACGAAGCAATTAAAGAAAAACTTGAATCCACACTATCACCGGGCGATTACCTCAAACCGTACCTGAGTCAGATACAAAACCAATACAGAGAGGTGAAAACAAAGAAACCAGAACCGAAACCGGAAGTATCGAAAGGGTACACAGCAACCGGTAAACCGTTGAAAATACCAGATATAAAACAGAATCTAGCCGATTCGATTGAAAACGATTATGACGTCAGGTTAAATGAAGCGTTAGCTCCAAACTTACCAGTGAGAATACCAAGTGGGTTTATAGTTCCTGCTGAAAGAGATTATGCATATTCAAGATTTAGGAATAATTTACATTCAGAGCCTCAATATGCTGCATCAGAAATAAGTCACTACCAAGTAAGGAAACGGCCGACAATATCTGGAGTCAGTATTAGAACCCCCTCTTCCTATTACATCCAGCCACAAAGGGTAGTTTATGATGAAGGTCTAGTGAGACCAGCTCGGCAATTGGTATATCGTCAATTCAGcgatatattttag
- the LOC124541200 gene encoding androgen-dependent TFPI-regulating protein-like isoform X1, whose translation MEELWRDTNIFYNVLCFLITENEKLFDRSDTNLYWRTVFHIFGILHHCYIGITAPSLNVANNPNPDIRILYTFKEAYLTGWNFTFQTVFLGLSLVHDILEWLDKQENSLAAKIRYWRNVIFSGMVVPFTLFVTAMFWSVYAIDRELVFPRIYDQVVPWWFNHCVHTNITIVVIIETLLQARRHPTNQKLELILYWIVAFAYAIVYYTIYFLTDRWLYQVFGTMNWWQVCLYQILIWSVSYFFYKIQFPINRLIHGAEDNEANTDKSADQDRDNAVNNKVNENDTTTNETKATEISRTTSDSNATELPKKTWSLKFRSIKSHFENSRL comes from the exons atggaagaACTTTGGCGTGatacgaatatattttacaatgttttgtGTTTCTTGATAAcggaaaatgaaaaattattcgATCGAAGTGACACGAATTTGTACTGGAGGACTGTGTTTCATATATTCGGTATTCTCCACCACTGTTACATTGGGATAACCGCTCCGAGCCTCAATGTTGCCAACAATCCAAACCCAGATATACGAATTTTGTATACGTTCAAAGAGGCCTACCTTACTGGGTGGAATTTT ACCTTTCAGACCGTGTTCCTCGGTCTGTCTCTGGTGCACGATATCCTGGAGTGGCTGGACAAGCAGGAAAACTCATTAGCAGCGAAGATTAGATACTGGAGAAATGTCATATTCAGCGGAATGGTTGTTCCGTTTACTTTG ttcgTTACGGCCATGTTCTGGTCTGTCTACGCCATCGATAGAGAGCTGGTGTTCCCTCGGATCTACGACCAGGTTGTACCCTGGTGGTTCAACCACTGCGTCCACACCAACATAACCATTGTGGTCATCATTGAAACATTGCTGCAAGCGAGAAGACACCCCACAAACCAAAAATTGGAGCTGATTCTGTACTGGATAGTTGCTTTTGCGTACGCTATtgt ATATTACACGATATACTTTCTCACGGACCGCTGGCTTTACCAGGTCTTCGGTACCATGAACTGGTGGCAAGTTTGTTTATACCAAATATTAATCTGGTCGGTGTCGTACTTCTTCTACAAAATCCAGTTCCCGATCAACAGACTGATCCATGGCGCCGAAGACAATGAAGCAAATACAGATAAATCAGCAGATCAGGACAGAGATAATGCTGTCAATAATAAAGTCAACGAAAACGATACGACAACGAACGAAACGAAAGCTACTGAAATCAGTCGAACTACATCAGATTCGAACGCAACAGAGTTACCTAAAAAAACTTGGAGCTTAAAATTTAGAAGCATCAAAAGTCACTTCGAAAATTCTAGATTGTGA